The Desulfitobacterium chlororespirans DSM 11544 genome window below encodes:
- a CDS encoding cobalt-precorrin 5A hydrolase, producing MKTAIVVLRDQGLKTACRIMGKWPEEEGVSLYLHRRLQGQEHVQETEEVKEAPSGLTPHYFDKLNNVLPELWESSSLLIFIMATGIVVRHIAPFLQGKDRDPAVLVLDEKGEFVISLLSGHLGGANAWAKSVAQWLNAQPVITTATDVQGLTAPDEYARRFGWSVEPLSGLKEVNSLLLEQGYLKVWTDCLPEEHPLRQDPHYRFLRDNEKEHAQLWITAEQVSGNKMPGHGQLREKSRPLRLLPKIYGIGVGCRRGVSREQVMEAIEGSLKQIGISPKSIRGLYSIELKADEAGIIKAAQTLGIPFHTFSAQAIQSMNEQQGLRPSEYVKEKIGVDGVCEAASLLGTSQGELVLPKQKWNGVTVAISKARSMW from the coding sequence ATGAAAACAGCCATTGTGGTGCTGAGGGACCAAGGCTTAAAGACAGCCTGCCGGATTATGGGAAAGTGGCCTGAAGAGGAAGGGGTCTCCCTCTATCTGCACCGGCGCCTTCAGGGTCAGGAACACGTTCAGGAAACGGAAGAAGTGAAAGAAGCGCCCTCTGGCCTCACTCCTCATTATTTTGATAAGCTGAATAACGTTCTGCCTGAATTGTGGGAAAGCTCCTCTCTCTTGATCTTTATCATGGCTACGGGGATCGTCGTTCGCCATATTGCCCCTTTTCTGCAGGGGAAAGATCGGGATCCGGCCGTATTGGTGCTGGATGAAAAAGGCGAGTTTGTCATCTCCCTCTTATCCGGTCATTTAGGAGGAGCCAATGCCTGGGCGAAATCCGTAGCTCAGTGGCTTAATGCCCAACCGGTGATCACCACGGCTACAGATGTTCAGGGGTTGACCGCACCTGATGAGTACGCCCGACGTTTCGGCTGGTCAGTCGAACCTTTATCAGGTCTGAAGGAAGTCAATTCTTTGCTGCTGGAGCAGGGGTATCTCAAGGTCTGGACCGATTGTCTACCTGAGGAACACCCTTTGCGTCAGGATCCTCATTACCGTTTTCTTCGAGATAATGAAAAAGAACATGCTCAGCTATGGATTACAGCAGAACAGGTGTCTGGGAATAAGATGCCTGGCCATGGGCAGCTTCGGGAAAAAAGCAGACCCCTGCGTTTGCTGCCGAAGATTTACGGCATTGGAGTAGGGTGCCGCCGGGGAGTAAGCCGGGAACAAGTGATGGAAGCCATTGAGGGAAGTCTTAAGCAAATAGGGATCTCCCCAAAGAGCATCCGGGGGTTATACAGCATTGAATTAAAAGCGGATGAAGCAGGAATTATCAAGGCAGCCCAAACCCTGGGCATACCTTTTCATACTTTTTCAGCCCAAGCAATACAGAGTATGAATGAGCAGCAAGGGTTAAGGCCATCGGAGTATGTGAAAGAGAAGATTGGAGTGGATGGTGTATGCGAAGCAGCGAGCTTACTGGGAACGAGTCAGGGGGAGTTAGTTCTTCCCAAGCAGAAATGGAACGGGGTCACGGTGGCCATCAGCAAGGCAAGATCTATGTGGTAG
- the cobJ gene encoding precorrin-3B C(17)-methyltransferase has translation MTQRAQSVWNEVDVVAGYKTYIDLIRPWLADKKVVATGMRQEIDRCREVVEIALAGQSIALVSSGDAGVYGMAGILIECLEEKDALDISLEIIPGVSAANAASSLLGAPLMHDFAVISLSDLLTPWEVIQKRVKLAAEGDFVMAIYNPKSKGRQDQIEWVRQAVLDYRDPQTPVGIVREALRGESQVIITTLAEFTQSPIDMLTTVVIGNSHTRVIGPYMVTPRGYIL, from the coding sequence ATGACCCAACGGGCTCAGTCGGTATGGAATGAAGTGGATGTGGTTGCCGGGTACAAGACCTATATTGATTTGATTCGCCCCTGGCTGGCCGATAAAAAAGTGGTGGCTACCGGTATGCGCCAAGAGATTGATCGTTGCCGCGAAGTCGTGGAGATCGCTTTGGCGGGCCAGTCTATCGCCCTGGTCAGCAGTGGCGATGCGGGAGTCTATGGCATGGCGGGGATTCTGATCGAATGTCTGGAGGAAAAAGATGCCCTGGATATATCTCTGGAGATTATCCCGGGAGTAAGTGCTGCCAATGCTGCCTCATCCCTGCTGGGAGCACCTTTGATGCACGATTTTGCAGTCATTAGTCTGAGTGATCTGCTCACGCCCTGGGAGGTTATCCAAAAACGCGTCAAGCTGGCTGCTGAAGGGGATTTTGTGATGGCCATTTATAATCCTAAGAGCAAAGGCCGTCAGGATCAGATTGAATGGGTTCGTCAGGCTGTACTTGACTATCGTGATCCCCAAACCCCTGTGGGAATTGTCAGAGAAGCGCTGCGTGGAGAGTCTCAAGTGATCATCACCACTCTGGCAGAGTTTACCCAATCCCCTATTGACATGTTGACTACGGTCGTCATCGGCAACTCTCATACCCGTGTCATCGGTCCCTATATGGTAACGCCCAGGGGATATATTCTATGA
- the cobK gene encoding precorrin-6A reductase encodes MRLFVLAGTEDGRELALALQERGHEVLVSTLTEYGAELAERQGLRTCSGALDQDSLMKILQEQAIHALIDATHPYAQNIRNLARCVAGECNLPYFRWERPSGAYPVHPLLYFAATIEEAARLAAQQGKRVFLSTGSKNLRDWMESPELKDCQLYVRVLPTSQVLSQCEEAGLKPYQIIAMQGPFSQRFNEGLWEQLNIDVVITKDSGAVGGTDEKVQACLQLGIPIIVLKRPQEAQPEMAAEKDTATIEEFMRKVEEHCEN; translated from the coding sequence ATGAGATTATTTGTTCTGGCGGGAACCGAGGATGGCAGGGAATTAGCCTTGGCCTTGCAAGAACGCGGTCATGAGGTCCTGGTTTCAACCTTAACGGAATACGGCGCTGAACTGGCTGAACGTCAGGGTCTTCGTACCTGTTCGGGTGCTCTGGATCAAGATTCCCTGATGAAGATTCTGCAGGAACAGGCAATTCATGCCCTGATTGATGCCACCCACCCTTATGCTCAGAATATCCGGAATTTAGCCCGGTGCGTGGCCGGTGAATGCAATCTGCCCTATTTCCGCTGGGAGCGCCCTTCGGGAGCTTATCCTGTTCACCCGCTCCTTTATTTTGCCGCCACTATTGAGGAGGCTGCCCGATTGGCAGCCCAACAGGGTAAGCGGGTCTTTCTAAGTACCGGAAGCAAAAATCTCCGGGACTGGATGGAGAGCCCGGAATTAAAGGATTGCCAGTTATATGTTCGGGTGCTTCCCACCTCCCAGGTTCTCAGCCAATGTGAAGAGGCGGGATTGAAGCCTTACCAGATTATTGCCATGCAGGGGCCGTTTAGCCAAAGATTCAATGAAGGACTTTGGGAGCAGCTAAACATCGATGTGGTGATCACCAAGGACAGCGGTGCCGTCGGTGGTACGGATGAGAAGGTCCAGGCCTGTCTGCAGCTGGGCATTCCCATTATTGTGTTGAAACGGCCCCAGGAAGCCCAACCGGAGATGGCGGCAGAAAAAGATACAGCGACGATTGAAGAGTTTATGAGAAAGGTGGAGGAGCATTGTGAAAACTGA
- a CDS encoding sirohydrochlorin chelatase has translation MKTEFLLLGHGSRRQEANQGLIEVAHKVSKILGEEVTPVFMDHDKPSLPDGVLEKIQEGAKKIIIMPLFLFRGMHVTVDIHEEIREIKEQYPDVEILFANELGADDVIAQLASVRIKEALGA, from the coding sequence GTGAAAACTGAATTTTTACTTTTAGGTCATGGGAGCCGCCGCCAGGAGGCTAATCAAGGATTGATTGAGGTGGCTCATAAAGTCAGCAAGATCCTGGGGGAAGAAGTAACCCCGGTTTTTATGGATCATGACAAGCCCAGTTTACCCGATGGAGTCCTGGAAAAAATTCAAGAGGGTGCCAAGAAGATTATCATTATGCCCCTCTTTTTATTTCGGGGCATGCATGTTACCGTGGATATCCATGAGGAGATTCGTGAGATTAAGGAACAATACCCTGATGTAGAGATCTTATTCGCCAATGAACTGGGTGCCGATGACGTCATTGCTCAATTGGCGAGTGTAAGAATCAAGGAGGCTTTGGGGGCATGA
- a CDS encoding precorrin-8X methylmutase, which produces MKGFITDPLEIERESMRIIHGYLQQDWTEQELKIVERCIHTSGDPTLESVIRIHPQGIEAGLKALQQGASVITDVEMVRAGIAKKQLTQLGGVAECFLSDPRVADQAAEWGITRSMAALRLNKERLKGAIVAIGNAPTALLEVLELAQDPETRPALVVGIPVGFVGARESKDLLWNEHQELPSITILGNRGGSPLAATCVNALIYLAVNREI; this is translated from the coding sequence ATGAAAGGATTTATAACCGACCCGCTGGAAATTGAGCGGGAAAGCATGCGGATTATTCACGGATACTTGCAGCAGGACTGGACTGAGCAGGAGTTAAAAATCGTGGAGCGCTGCATCCATACCAGTGGGGATCCCACCCTGGAATCGGTGATCCGTATTCATCCTCAGGGGATTGAGGCCGGGCTTAAGGCTCTGCAGCAGGGGGCTTCGGTGATTACCGATGTGGAAATGGTCAGAGCAGGAATTGCCAAGAAACAATTGACTCAGTTAGGGGGCGTTGCAGAATGTTTTCTCAGTGATCCCCGGGTTGCGGATCAGGCTGCCGAATGGGGGATTACCCGCTCCATGGCGGCCCTGCGTTTGAACAAAGAGCGTCTGAAGGGGGCTATTGTGGCTATTGGCAATGCTCCTACCGCTTTGCTGGAGGTACTGGAGTTAGCCCAGGATCCTGAGACCCGGCCGGCCTTAGTGGTCGGCATACCGGTTGGCTTTGTGGGAGCCAGAGAATCCAAGGATCTGCTTTGGAATGAGCATCAGGAGCTTCCTTCCATTACAATCCTGGGGAATCGGGGGGGGAGCCCCTTAGCGGCAACCTGTGTCAACGCCTTGATCTATCTCGCCGTAAACCGGGAGATCTAA
- a CDS encoding cobyric acid synthase: MSEKKAAARLMIQGTSSNVGKSVLAAAFCRIFYQEGYHVAPFKAQNMALNSFITRSGGEMGRAQVVQAQAAGLEPDVRMNPVLLKPTGHTGSQVIVLGKAQGTLSALKYHGDYQRKTWPIVEEALHELIEEHEIVVIEGAGSPAEVNLKQNDIVNMRVAKEAQAPVLLVADIDRGGALASVVGTLELLEPEERQLVRGIVMNKFRGDIKLLQPALDFLEERTGIPVVGVVPFYDQFKIPEEDSVVLEEQNTNKRDQRKSRDEALDVAVIRLPYLSNFTDFDPFEDEPDVNLRYVREPAELGQPDCVIIPGSKNTLSDLRFLWDSGLGEKIIKFWQEDIPIIGICGGHQMLGRIVRDPLGTESDLKEIAGLGILPMETEFELEKHTVQSRGKVVGGELFLARCQGTEIIGYEIHMGRSQGEGNPVFEIEAQETAYGDGMSAGSALGTYLHGIFDNDPLRTALLEWLWERRGGARPVGRTMSQAAIREQAFNELADWVRNSMDMEKIRAMMGLHKG; encoded by the coding sequence ATGAGTGAAAAAAAAGCAGCTGCCCGGCTGATGATCCAAGGGACTTCTTCTAATGTAGGAAAAAGTGTTTTAGCAGCGGCTTTTTGCCGGATATTTTATCAGGAAGGGTATCATGTAGCACCCTTCAAAGCGCAAAACATGGCTTTGAATTCCTTTATTACCCGCTCCGGAGGAGAGATGGGCAGAGCTCAGGTGGTCCAGGCTCAGGCTGCAGGGTTGGAGCCTGATGTGCGGATGAATCCTGTTTTGCTGAAGCCCACGGGACATACGGGCTCCCAGGTGATTGTTCTGGGCAAAGCCCAGGGGACTCTTTCTGCCCTCAAATATCATGGCGATTATCAGAGAAAAACCTGGCCCATTGTGGAAGAAGCTCTCCATGAACTTATCGAGGAACATGAGATTGTGGTCATTGAAGGTGCCGGGAGCCCTGCAGAAGTAAATCTCAAGCAAAATGATATTGTCAATATGCGCGTAGCTAAGGAAGCGCAAGCTCCCGTGCTCCTGGTGGCAGATATTGACCGTGGGGGAGCTTTGGCTTCTGTGGTCGGCACCCTTGAGCTCCTTGAGCCCGAAGAACGTCAATTGGTCCGGGGAATTGTGATGAACAAATTCCGCGGGGATATTAAGCTTTTGCAGCCGGCCCTGGATTTTCTCGAAGAGCGAACCGGAATTCCTGTGGTGGGAGTCGTCCCCTTCTATGATCAATTCAAGATCCCGGAAGAAGATTCCGTGGTTCTCGAAGAACAGAATACAAACAAACGGGATCAAAGGAAGAGCCGGGATGAAGCATTGGATGTGGCGGTCATTCGCTTACCCTATCTATCCAATTTCACGGATTTCGATCCTTTTGAAGATGAGCCGGATGTCAACCTCCGCTATGTCAGAGAGCCTGCCGAGCTGGGGCAGCCGGATTGTGTCATTATCCCCGGAAGTAAAAATACCTTATCGGATCTGCGCTTTTTATGGGACAGCGGCCTGGGTGAGAAAATTATCAAGTTCTGGCAAGAGGATATCCCTATTATTGGCATTTGCGGCGGCCATCAAATGCTGGGACGAATCGTCCGGGATCCTTTGGGTACGGAATCCGACTTGAAGGAAATCGCAGGGCTGGGCATTCTTCCTATGGAGACCGAGTTTGAGTTGGAAAAACATACGGTGCAAAGCCGTGGCAAGGTCGTGGGAGGGGAACTGTTCCTGGCACGCTGTCAAGGGACCGAGATCATCGGTTATGAAATTCATATGGGGCGTTCCCAGGGAGAAGGCAACCCTGTTTTTGAGATTGAAGCCCAGGAAACGGCCTATGGAGATGGTATGTCGGCCGGCAGTGCCTTGGGAACTTACCTCCATGGGATATTCGATAATGATCCCTTGCGAACCGCGCTCCTGGAATGGCTTTGGGAGAGAAGAGGGGGAGCGCGCCCGGTGGGCAGGACCATGTCCCAGGCCGCAATTCGTGAGCAGGCTTTTAATGAATTGGCGGACTGGGTAAGAAATAGTATGGATATGGAAAAAATTCGTGCTATGATGGGTCTGCACAAAGGATGA
- the cbiB gene encoding adenosylcobinamide-phosphate synthase CbiB: protein MILMLHPIAFGLGFLWDQAVGDPPKWPHPVIYMGKAIAWYDKRFNQGSPRFRRLKGALLTLALVIGSYALTVGVIGGAKEISAVFGLIIEVLLLGSTLAGKSLLEAGNLVLTPLREGKIDEARNKLGWFVSRDTAQLPEGEIVRGTVETLAENFVDGILSPLFYMLIGGAPLAMAFKAVSTLDSMIGYRNESYEDFGWFAARTDDWANYLPARLSVGILLLAGWFYKLPVGHALTIWRRDAKTHPSPNGGNPESVVAGLLEIQLGGKNIYHGQVHHRAEMGDPLHELTWRDIERCRKLVRLGTWISFALILSCIVLVSSIR, encoded by the coding sequence ATGATATTAATGCTTCATCCCATAGCTTTCGGTTTAGGATTTCTATGGGATCAAGCCGTGGGTGATCCGCCCAAATGGCCTCATCCCGTTATCTATATGGGGAAGGCAATCGCTTGGTATGATAAGCGTTTCAATCAGGGGAGCCCCCGGTTCCGGCGTCTCAAGGGGGCTCTGCTTACCCTGGCCCTGGTGATAGGAAGCTATGCTTTGACAGTAGGTGTCATTGGAGGAGCTAAAGAAATCTCCGCGGTTTTTGGCCTTATTATTGAAGTGCTTCTTCTTGGCTCCACCCTGGCCGGCAAATCTCTTCTGGAGGCCGGAAATCTGGTGCTTACCCCATTAAGGGAAGGGAAAATCGATGAAGCGCGTAATAAGCTGGGTTGGTTTGTCAGCCGTGATACCGCCCAATTGCCGGAAGGGGAAATAGTTCGGGGTACGGTGGAGACCTTAGCGGAGAACTTTGTAGACGGAATCCTTTCCCCCCTATTTTATATGCTGATTGGCGGCGCACCCTTGGCGATGGCTTTTAAGGCCGTAAGCACTCTGGATTCAATGATTGGCTATCGCAATGAGAGTTATGAGGATTTTGGCTGGTTTGCCGCCCGGACCGATGATTGGGCGAATTATCTGCCGGCCCGTCTCTCTGTGGGCATTCTCTTGCTGGCCGGCTGGTTTTATAAACTGCCGGTAGGCCATGCCCTAACCATCTGGCGCAGGGATGCCAAAACCCATCCCAGTCCCAATGGCGGTAATCCCGAGAGTGTCGTCGCAGGGTTGCTGGAAATCCAGCTGGGAGGGAAGAACATCTATCATGGTCAGGTTCACCACCGGGCTGAGATGGGTGATCCTCTCCATGAGCTGACCTGGCGTGATATTGAGCGATGTCGGAAGCTAGTCCGGTTGGGGACTTGGATCAGTTTTGCGCTCATCCTTTCGTGTATAGTTCTTGTCAGTAGCATTAGGTGA
- a CDS encoding cobyrinate a,c-diamide synthase, translating to MPYPLPPRILIAGTHSGVGKTTIATGIMAALAQKGLPVQPYKVGPDYIDPSYHTLATGRSSRNLDRWMLREELIPIFARTSQDCWAVIEGVMGLFDGVSGTKGYGSSADIAKLLDVPVVLIVDAGNLSRSAAAIVHGFCTFDPGVKIAGVILNRVKSPAQESLLREALSEIQVPILGVLPKEEGIRLPERHLGLVPSQEQAFRDSFFEELISVVARTIDLEQIQRIMQQRVIQEAPPEKPSVAELTCPKGTAPWGGEPSNQHPLRLGVARDEAFSFYYQDALDCAESLGFALVPFSPLNDSSLPDGLDGLFFGGGFPELHLERLSQNQSFLESLRQFSRSGKPIYGECGGYMYLGTQVTDFEGRTYPMAGLIPIAAEMASKLQGMGYRQGIFRRDNFLSKAGNRVYGHEFHYSKVNYLSCDDEVFPAFELVKGKESLRMDGYARDNIVASYLHINFAGQPELLQHWAEHIRQGA from the coding sequence ATGCCCTATCCCCTGCCTCCCCGTATTCTTATCGCCGGAACCCATAGCGGCGTCGGCAAAACGACTATCGCTACAGGGATTATGGCTGCTCTGGCTCAGAAAGGACTGCCTGTACAGCCCTATAAAGTTGGTCCCGACTATATCGATCCCAGTTATCATACTTTGGCTACGGGCCGTTCTTCCCGAAATTTAGACCGCTGGATGCTTAGAGAAGAATTAATTCCGATTTTTGCAAGAACTTCTCAGGATTGCTGGGCGGTCATCGAAGGAGTTATGGGACTTTTCGATGGGGTATCCGGAACAAAAGGGTATGGAAGCAGTGCGGATATTGCCAAACTGCTGGATGTCCCTGTGGTCCTGATTGTGGATGCGGGCAATTTATCACGCAGTGCAGCGGCTATAGTCCATGGCTTTTGCACCTTTGATCCTGGGGTCAAGATCGCCGGAGTCATTCTCAATCGGGTGAAATCTCCAGCCCAGGAAAGCTTGCTGCGTGAAGCCCTTAGTGAAATTCAAGTCCCCATCTTGGGAGTGCTGCCTAAGGAAGAGGGAATTCGTTTGCCGGAACGGCACCTGGGACTGGTCCCTTCTCAGGAACAAGCTTTCCGGGACAGTTTTTTTGAGGAGCTGATCAGCGTGGTGGCCCGCACCATTGACTTGGAACAGATCCAAAGAATTATGCAGCAAAGGGTTATACAGGAAGCTCCGCCGGAAAAGCCGTCTGTCGCTGAGCTAACTTGCCCTAAGGGCACCGCTCCATGGGGCGGAGAACCGAGTAATCAACATCCCCTGCGCTTGGGAGTGGCCAGGGATGAGGCCTTTTCCTTTTACTATCAGGATGCTTTGGATTGTGCAGAGAGCCTGGGGTTTGCCTTGGTTCCCTTCAGCCCTCTTAATGATTCGTCTCTGCCGGATGGATTGGATGGGCTCTTTTTTGGCGGCGGATTCCCGGAGCTGCATTTAGAAAGGCTCAGCCAAAACCAGAGTTTTTTGGAATCCTTACGACAGTTCTCCCGATCAGGGAAGCCTATCTACGGGGAGTGCGGGGGATATATGTATCTGGGCACCCAAGTTACGGATTTCGAAGGCAGAACCTACCCCATGGCCGGACTGATTCCCATTGCGGCGGAGATGGCGTCAAAGCTCCAGGGCATGGGCTACCGCCAGGGAATCTTTCGCCGGGATAATTTTCTGAGTAAGGCAGGAAATAGGGTCTACGGTCATGAATTTCATTATTCAAAAGTAAACTATTTAAGTTGTGACGATGAGGTTTTTCCTGCTTTCGAGCTGGTTAAAGGAAAAGAATCCCTAAGAATGGACGGCTATGCACGGGATAATATCGTGGCCTCCTATCTTCATATCAACTTTGCAGGGCAACCGGAGCTTTTACAACATTGGGCGGAGCATATACGGCAAGGAGCATAG
- a CDS encoding cob(I)yrinic acid a,c-diamide adenosyltransferase — protein sequence MIRVYTGKGKGKTTSALGEALVAQSQGIKVLMVQFLKGSTYMGELYTMGRLGIPLIQFGVGCRWSGMIRTGLRHCSGCGECFRQNRDPNVALPLVAQGVEFLKTQIEEGDWGLIILDEVSHALNKGFLEIGILHELIGLKPEGLDWILTGRDMPEELLPFVEHWWELNPLKHPLQAGIRSRRGIEY from the coding sequence ATGATTCGAGTGTATACAGGCAAAGGAAAAGGGAAAACCACTTCAGCCCTGGGGGAGGCCCTGGTGGCACAGTCACAGGGTATTAAAGTTCTGATGGTTCAATTCCTCAAAGGAAGTACCTATATGGGCGAGCTTTATACCATGGGGCGTTTAGGTATACCCTTAATCCAATTTGGTGTAGGCTGCCGTTGGTCGGGTATGATTCGAACAGGCTTAAGGCATTGCAGCGGCTGTGGGGAGTGTTTTCGCCAGAACCGGGATCCGAATGTTGCTCTGCCTCTTGTGGCACAAGGAGTCGAGTTTCTCAAGACACAGATTGAAGAAGGAGATTGGGGTCTTATTATTCTTGATGAAGTGAGTCATGCCCTGAATAAGGGATTCCTGGAAATAGGGATACTGCACGAACTGATCGGGCTAAAGCCTGAAGGCCTGGATTGGATTTTGACCGGGCGGGATATGCCCGAGGAGTTACTTCCCTTTGTGGAGCATTGGTGGGAGCTTAATCCCCTTAAACATCCTTTGCAAGCAGGGATACGCAGCCGAAGGGGGATTGAATACTGA
- a CDS encoding GHMP kinase encodes MKGLGWAKCPGTCGEWVQGAKDGTPFLVGCPINRFVEAKAEILFSESVNGNNSGHQQEPKDWIWKLPKGKEKTRQALERFARIQNLPPLTGKIHMQSQLLIGKGMASSTADMTAAVSAVAQALAISWQSEEQARLALAIEPSDPIMFPGVTELAHGDGTYIKFLGPKISAQLLMLDGGGFLDTLAFNARRDLPGHYRQYEGKIKSALALFYEGMAQRDLEKIAQAGTISARCNQDINPKPFFEEFLAWTLSKGGLGVITAHSGTLLAGIFPPDFSTTEKKNLERESRIQFRPGLVEWVETYDGGTEGGVMNAWRKSVGRLGTVWERELY; translated from the coding sequence ATGAAGGGATTAGGTTGGGCGAAATGCCCCGGAACCTGTGGAGAATGGGTTCAAGGAGCGAAAGACGGCACCCCTTTTTTAGTTGGTTGTCCCATCAACCGGTTTGTGGAGGCAAAGGCGGAAATTCTTTTTTCGGAATCCGTCAATGGGAACAATTCCGGCCATCAGCAGGAGCCTAAGGACTGGATTTGGAAACTTCCCAAGGGTAAAGAAAAGACCCGCCAGGCCTTGGAGCGCTTTGCCAGGATTCAGAATCTGCCCCCTTTGACAGGCAAGATTCATATGCAATCCCAATTGCTCATCGGCAAAGGCATGGCCAGCTCCACTGCGGATATGACCGCAGCGGTCAGCGCGGTAGCTCAGGCTTTAGCCATATCTTGGCAGTCTGAGGAACAGGCGCGTTTAGCCTTGGCCATAGAGCCTTCTGACCCGATCATGTTTCCGGGAGTTACGGAATTAGCTCATGGAGACGGCACTTATATTAAATTCCTGGGACCGAAGATTTCGGCTCAGCTGCTGATGTTGGATGGAGGGGGATTTTTAGATACGCTGGCCTTTAATGCCCGCAGAGATTTGCCGGGTCATTATCGCCAGTATGAAGGTAAGATCAAGAGCGCTCTGGCTCTTTTTTATGAAGGGATGGCGCAAAGAGATTTAGAGAAAATCGCCCAAGCCGGCACCATAAGTGCTCGTTGCAATCAGGATATTAATCCTAAACCCTTTTTTGAGGAGTTTCTCGCTTGGACATTAAGCAAAGGAGGGCTAGGGGTCATTACGGCTCATAGCGGAACCCTGCTGGCGGGGATTTTTCCCCCGGACTTCTCCACAACTGAAAAAAAGAATCTCGAGAGAGAAAGCCGTATTCAATTCCGGCCAGGTTTAGTGGAATGGGTGGAGACTTATGATGGCGGTACTGAAGGAGGGGTTATGAATGCATGGCGGAAATCTGTTGGACGCCTCGGCACAGTATGGGAGAGAGAACTTTATTGA
- a CDS encoding pyridoxal phosphate-dependent aminotransferase: MHGGNLLDASAQYGRENFIDLSANINPFGPPQGVWEALQKGVANIIHYPDPNYRRLRGKMAEYYALNDEEILLGNGAGELIFLILHGLRPRKVLIPQPAFSEYERAALACGAEVNKLILGVKGWGELSFQDEESHREWEQALAENELVFINSPHNPTGSALSKQQFEVILNLALKHQTWVVLDESFVDFMEDETRWSGKAYLRRYPNLLVLYSLTKFYAIPGLRLGAVFGAAKLLGRLQEQRDPWAVNSLAEEAGLAALADAEYGKRVRELLQASKESFYRSFAEGSKEKKYSDLRLYFSEVNFALIQVLEAKDSGTDRGDAGKRKKTLIQELGKQGILVRDCGNFAGLEGNYIRVAIKDQESMNSLLAGFKMLDNSC; the protein is encoded by the coding sequence ATGCATGGCGGAAATCTGTTGGACGCCTCGGCACAGTATGGGAGAGAGAACTTTATTGATTTGTCCGCTAATATTAATCCATTTGGTCCTCCTCAGGGAGTTTGGGAAGCCCTTCAAAAAGGAGTTGCCAACATAATTCATTACCCTGATCCGAATTATCGGCGTCTCCGGGGAAAGATGGCAGAATATTACGCTCTTAACGATGAAGAGATACTTCTGGGCAATGGAGCCGGTGAGTTGATTTTTCTGATTCTCCACGGTCTCCGCCCCCGCAAAGTGCTGATACCCCAACCGGCCTTTAGTGAATATGAACGGGCGGCCCTGGCCTGTGGCGCAGAGGTAAATAAGCTTATCCTTGGCGTAAAGGGGTGGGGGGAGCTTTCTTTTCAGGACGAAGAAAGTCATAGAGAATGGGAGCAAGCTCTCGCCGAAAACGAGTTGGTGTTTATCAATTCACCTCATAATCCTACCGGTAGTGCCCTGTCGAAACAGCAGTTTGAAGTGATTCTCAACCTGGCCTTAAAACATCAGACTTGGGTTGTTTTAGACGAATCTTTTGTTGACTTTATGGAGGATGAGACCCGCTGGTCAGGCAAAGCGTATTTACGAAGGTATCCTAATCTGTTGGTGTTATATTCTTTAACCAAATTCTATGCTATTCCAGGACTGCGTCTGGGGGCAGTCTTTGGGGCCGCCAAACTACTTGGCCGTCTGCAGGAACAACGGGACCCTTGGGCTGTTAACAGCTTGGCGGAAGAAGCCGGGCTGGCTGCTTTGGCTGATGCAGAATATGGGAAGCGGGTAAGGGAGCTTTTGCAAGCAAGCAAAGAGTCATTTTACCGGAGTTTTGCTGAAGGGAGCAAGGAAAAGAAGTATTCTGATCTGCGTTTATATTTCAGTGAGGTTAATTTTGCCCTGATTCAAGTCTTAGAAGCGAAAGATTCAGGTACCGATCGGGGCGATGCCGGCAAACGGAAAAAAACCCTCATTCAGGAATTGGGGAAACAGGGAATCCTGGTCAGGGATTGCGGAAACTTTGCGGGGCTGGAAGGAAACTATATCAGGGTGGCCATCAAAGATCAGGAAAGTATGAACTCATTATTGGCAGGTTTTAAGATGCTGGATAACTCCTGTTAA